One segment of Eretmochelys imbricata isolate rEreImb1 chromosome 5, rEreImb1.hap1, whole genome shotgun sequence DNA contains the following:
- the LOC144265361 gene encoding uncharacterized protein LOC144265361, with amino-acid sequence MGKKPYRCAECGKSFSQSTTLINHQRIHTGETPYTCLICGKSFRYSSVLATHQRKHTGEKPYKCPECQKTFSGSGNFNRHRKMHTGEKPFKCTECGKSFREGYHLVSHQRMHMGERPYGCPDCGKHFSDTAGLIIHQRIHTGEKPYTCPKCGISFVQPSQLVRHQRIHTGEKPYKCVTCGKSFSDKSLLNQHQRIHTGEKPYTCLTCGKSFRYSSAFTTHQRKHTGEKPYKCPECGKSFSNITTFNGHRKIHTGEKPFKCCDCGKSFRRRPDLNTHQRTHTGEKPYKCLTCGKTYRCSSHLSKHQRIHTNKKSLKCPD; translated from the coding sequence atggggaaaaaaccctacaGATGtgctgagtgcgggaaaagcttctcTCAGAGTACTACGCTCATtaaccatcagagaatccacaccggAGAAACACCCTATACATGTCTgatctgtgggaaaagcttccgaTACAGTTCAGTCCTTGCTACGCATCAGAGAAAACACACTGGAGAGAAACCTTATAAATGTCCTGAGTGTCAAAAAACATTCAGTGGCAGCGGAAACTTTAACAGGCATCGGAAGatgcacacaggagagaagcccttcaAATGCAccgagtgcgggaaaagcttcagagAGGGCTACCACCTTGTTTCACATCAGAGAATGCAcatgggagagagaccctatggaTGCCCTGACTGTGGGAAACACTTCTCTGACACTGCTGGACTCATTatccatcagagaatccacacaggagagaagccctataCATGCCCCAAGTGTGGGATCAGCTTTGTTCAGCCCTCACAACTTGTTagacaccagagaatccacacaggagaaaagcCCTATAAATGCGTGacctgtgggaaaagcttcagtgataaatcacttttaaatcaacaccagagaatccacacaggagaaaaaccCTATACATGTCTGacctgtgggaaaagcttccgaTACAGTTCAGCTTTTACCACACATCAGAGAAAACACACTGGAGAGAAACCTTATAAATGtcctgagtgcgggaaaagcttcagtaacATCACAACCTTTAACGGTCATCGGAAGatacacacaggagagaagcccttcaAATGCTGtgattgtgggaaaagcttcaggagGCGCCCAGACCTTAATACACATCAGAGAactcacacaggagagaaaccctataaatgcctgaCGTGTGGGAAAACATACCGGTGTAGCTCACACCtttctaaacatcagagaatccacacaaaCAAGAAATCTTTGAAGTGCCCTGACTAG